One window of Candidatus Saganbacteria bacterium genomic DNA carries:
- a CDS encoding M67 family metallopeptidase — protein sequence MLTIKKNVYDEILGHAKKNPLAEVCGLLGGRDSRVDKIYKMTNTSDTPDLCYFMDPKEQLTVMKKMREIQMQMVAIYHSHTHSEAYPSAKDVALAYYPDSYYIIVSLTNKPNVRAFRIVDEKITEEKIEIE from the coding sequence ATGTTAACCATAAAAAAGAATGTTTATGATGAAATATTAGGGCATGCGAAGAAAAACCCTTTAGCTGAAGTTTGCGGATTATTGGGCGGGAGAGATTCTCGCGTTGATAAGATCTATAAAATGACGAATACCTCCGATACTCCGGACCTTTGTTATTTTATGGATCCAAAAGAACAATTGACTGTGATGAAAAAGATGCGCGAGATCCAGATGCAAATGGTAGCAATATATCATTCGCATACGCATTCCGAGGCGTATCCATCGGCAAAGGACGTGGCTCTGGCTTATTATCCCGATTCTTACTATATTATTGTATCTTTGACCAATAAGCCGAATGTCCGGGCTTTTAGAATTGTTGATGAAAAGATAACCGAGGAGAAAATAGAAATTGAGTAA
- the hemB gene encoding porphobilinogen synthase yields the protein MPYFVVLGKNEKQAIKSMPGINRYSVENLLKEIAEIKKYGVTKVLLFGVPKSKSEDACDAYNKNGIVQNAIRAIKKEFKSITVITDVCLCAYTTHGHCRIMESKRKIDNKATLEALAKIAVSHAVAGADVVSPSAMMKGQVKAIRQALDKNGYKKVEIMAYSAKFASNFYGPFREAANSAPAYGDRTGYQLNTADTKGAMQSIRKEIKEGAAIVMIKPALSYLDIIFQAKKEVRIPLAAYNVSGEYSMLKNGGGEDLSLVMEVLTSIKRAGADLIITYFGKEVGKYLTHHG from the coding sequence ATGCCATATTTTGTGGTTCTAGGTAAAAACGAGAAGCAAGCGATCAAATCGATGCCCGGCATCAACCGTTATTCTGTTGAAAATTTATTAAAAGAGATCGCGGAAATAAAAAAATATGGCGTAACCAAAGTCCTGTTATTTGGTGTTCCAAAAAGTAAGTCAGAAGACGCCTGTGATGCTTACAATAAGAATGGAATTGTCCAAAACGCCATTCGAGCCATAAAAAAAGAATTTAAAAGCATAACGGTCATAACCGATGTTTGTTTGTGCGCTTATACAACTCATGGTCATTGCAGGATAATGGAATCCAAAAGAAAGATTGATAATAAAGCAACGCTAGAGGCGCTGGCTAAGATCGCGGTGTCGCACGCAGTCGCCGGGGCAGATGTCGTTTCGCCTTCGGCTATGATGAAGGGACAAGTAAAAGCCATAAGACAAGCACTTGATAAAAATGGATATAAAAAAGTCGAAATAATGGCATATTCGGCAAAATTTGCGTCTAATTTCTACGGTCCATTCAGGGAAGCAGCCAACAGCGCCCCTGCATATGGTGACAGGACGGGGTATCAGTTAAATACAGCCGATACAAAAGGTGCCATGCAGTCGATCCGCAAAGAGATCAAAGAAGGTGCGGCGATCGTTATGATCAAGCCTGCGTTATCATATCTTGATATTATTTTTCAGGCAAAAAAAGAGGTAAGAATTCCGCTTGCGGCATACAATGTTAGCGGCGAATACAGTATGTTAAAGAATGGCGGAGGAGAAGATCTTTCACTTGTTATGGAAGTGCTGACTTCTATAAAAAGAGCCGGCGCGGACCTGATAATAACGTATTTTGGAAAAGAAGTCGGGAAATACCTCACCCACCACGGATGA
- a CDS encoding sulfurtransferase TusA family protein yields the protein MFKLSKEIKDGMKNYKQSLDELLQNKIPQVRFKGVRVPWGIYSHRGGGIYMTRIRIPAGIVSGEQLIALAQASQKFGSGKLHITTRQDIQIHNVKIEDTIKLMEFLSDFDLSSRGGGGNTVRNIMSCAKAGVCPDEVMDTRKYAVALTEYLIQDEKSFQMPRKFKLTFSGCAKDCGGVITNDMGFLAEKGGFRVYVGGGMGARSILGKLLEEHIKPEDLPYCAEAVRNVFLKHGDPKNRHYNRLRFLIEKIGYPEFQKLYREEFKDLKAQKKIVLRDIVAPKYEEINDSIAQNDDANYKEFLKYNVFPQKQKGYSIVELRINRGDLSAQELENLGSLSKEFPNIDFRATQKQNLLICFVRNGGLFKLYTKINGILKDFLYPETLLDIVACKGALTCNLGVCNSPGLSESLEEMIKKEFVGSYAFKKLEVRINGCPNSCGQVPLGKIAFYGLVKRVGNRPVPFYNLLVGGHKAASNTKFGEEIGLIPGRNVPAFLRALFKKMEVALSADINVDEYLEKTGKGLARELLKDYIAVPSYEENKDFYVDWGKTEEFSLTGISQGECGAGVLDIIESDLKDAKEFLEKATLKDLYKALIYSARALLMTKGVDTIVESEIMAQFKEKFVEMGIVAYKFKNIIEFAFSILKEEVSQTDAKAYVQELFDEVSAAYKAMDPTFHFPIRHELKKEAEDKKTEEKKVASHEVLMDLRGVACPINYVKVKIRLETMEKGDKILVYLDQGEPIINVPASLKNDGQDVISITEKDNYFEVLVKKEV from the coding sequence ATGTTCAAATTATCAAAAGAAATAAAAGATGGAATGAAAAATTACAAGCAATCGCTCGATGAATTGCTGCAAAATAAAATTCCACAGGTCCGCTTTAAAGGCGTTCGCGTGCCATGGGGGATCTATTCCCACCGTGGAGGAGGAATTTACATGACTCGCATCAGGATCCCGGCAGGGATTGTTTCAGGTGAGCAGCTTATTGCGCTTGCTCAAGCTTCACAAAAGTTTGGCAGCGGCAAGCTGCATATTACAACTAGGCAGGATATCCAGATCCATAATGTGAAGATAGAAGATACTATTAAGTTGATGGAGTTCTTATCCGATTTCGATCTCTCCTCCCGCGGCGGCGGCGGGAATACAGTAAGAAATATTATGTCCTGTGCCAAAGCAGGCGTTTGTCCCGATGAAGTAATGGATACCAGGAAATATGCTGTCGCTTTGACAGAGTATTTGATCCAAGACGAAAAATCCTTTCAGATGCCGAGGAAATTTAAGTTGACATTCTCCGGATGCGCAAAAGATTGCGGCGGAGTAATAACCAATGACATGGGTTTCTTGGCCGAAAAGGGTGGATTTAGAGTATATGTTGGAGGTGGGATGGGGGCAAGGTCAATATTGGGTAAATTGTTGGAAGAACATATTAAACCGGAGGACTTGCCGTATTGCGCTGAAGCTGTCAGAAATGTTTTCTTAAAACACGGCGATCCAAAAAATAGGCATTATAATCGTTTAAGATTTTTGATCGAAAAGATCGGATATCCGGAATTCCAAAAGCTCTACAGGGAAGAATTCAAAGACCTAAAGGCTCAAAAAAAGATAGTTTTAAGAGATATAGTTGCGCCAAAATATGAAGAAATAAATGATTCCATCGCTCAAAACGACGATGCCAATTATAAAGAATTCTTAAAATATAATGTTTTTCCTCAAAAGCAAAAAGGATATTCGATTGTGGAGCTAAGGATCAATCGAGGAGATCTTTCGGCTCAAGAGCTCGAGAATTTAGGTTCATTGTCAAAAGAATTCCCAAATATTGATTTTAGGGCGACTCAAAAACAGAATCTTCTAATATGTTTTGTTAGAAATGGGGGCCTGTTTAAGTTGTATACAAAGATAAATGGGATCCTCAAGGATTTTCTTTATCCTGAAACTCTTTTGGACATTGTTGCGTGCAAAGGCGCTTTAACCTGCAATTTGGGCGTATGCAATTCTCCTGGACTTTCGGAATCTCTTGAAGAAATGATCAAAAAAGAATTTGTAGGAAGCTATGCTTTCAAGAAACTTGAAGTTAGGATCAACGGATGCCCAAATTCCTGCGGCCAAGTCCCATTGGGCAAGATCGCTTTTTACGGATTGGTCAAAAGAGTGGGGAACAGGCCGGTCCCATTTTATAATTTATTGGTTGGGGGCCATAAGGCGGCGTCGAATACGAAATTCGGCGAAGAAATAGGGTTAATACCCGGAAGAAATGTTCCTGCATTCTTGAGAGCATTATTCAAGAAGATGGAAGTTGCGCTTTCGGCCGATATTAATGTTGATGAATATTTAGAAAAGACAGGCAAGGGGTTGGCCCGCGAACTTCTCAAAGATTATATTGCTGTCCCATCCTATGAAGAAAATAAAGACTTCTATGTTGATTGGGGCAAAACCGAGGAATTCTCATTGACCGGGATTTCTCAAGGCGAGTGTGGAGCCGGAGTTCTCGATATTATTGAATCGGATCTTAAAGATGCGAAAGAATTTTTAGAAAAAGCTACCTTAAAAGACCTTTATAAGGCATTGATATATTCTGCGCGCGCCCTCCTTATGACAAAGGGTGTTGATACCATAGTCGAAAGCGAGATCATGGCACAGTTTAAGGAAAAATTTGTAGAAATGGGCATCGTTGCCTACAAATTCAAGAATATTATCGAGTTTGCTTTCTCAATACTCAAGGAAGAAGTGTCTCAAACCGATGCGAAAGCATATGTTCAAGAATTATTCGATGAGGTGTCGGCGGCATATAAGGCGATGGATCCGACTTTTCATTTTCCAATTAGACATGAATTAAAAAAAGAGGCCGAAGACAAGAAAACCGAGGAAAAAAAGGTCGCATCCCATGAAGTATTAATGGACTTAAGAGGCGTGGCTTGCCCGATAAACTACGTAAAAGTTAAGATCCGACTAGAAACTATGGAAAAAGGGGACAAAATTTTGGTATACTTAGATCAAGGCGAGCCTATCATCAATGTCCCCGCTAGCCTCAAGAACGATGGACAAGACGTTATAAGCATCACAGAAAAGGACAATTACTTCGAAGTATTAGTCAAAAAGGAGGTCTGA
- the cysK gene encoding cysteine synthase A has translation MEIVINGKKETIEDGMMLSKLLEAKKIRPEVVTVELNEEIIDRAKYKETKLKANDKLEFVYYMGGGCPFSDKIANDVTELIGQTPIVRINKVAEPGSAQIFAKLESFNPGGSLKDRICLSMLEEAEKAGLLKPGYTVIEPTSGNTGIGLAMVCAVKGYKCILTMPETMSLERIYILKSYGAEVVLTPGIEGMKGSIKKAEQLSKKIPHSFMPQQFKSKANPEVHKKTTAIEILDVINSEIHAFVATVGTGGTITGVSEVLKQRYPSVKIVAVEPKGSHVLSGGQPGPHKIQGIGAGFIPEILNRGIINECVAVSDDCAFKMTKRLAREEGLLVGISSGAAAYAAIKVAKDLGPNKVVVTIFPDTGERYFSMEQYFNA, from the coding sequence ATGGAAATAGTAATTAACGGGAAAAAAGAAACGATAGAAGACGGGATGATGTTATCCAAGTTATTGGAAGCAAAAAAGATCAGGCCGGAAGTTGTAACGGTTGAACTCAATGAAGAGATAATCGATAGGGCAAAGTATAAAGAAACAAAGCTCAAGGCAAATGATAAGCTCGAATTTGTCTATTACATGGGTGGCGGGTGCCCGTTCTCGGACAAGATCGCAAATGATGTGACAGAGCTCATAGGCCAGACCCCGATCGTTCGGATAAATAAGGTCGCAGAGCCGGGGTCTGCACAAATTTTTGCCAAGCTCGAAAGCTTTAATCCTGGTGGCAGCCTAAAAGACAGGATATGCCTTTCAATGCTTGAGGAAGCGGAAAAAGCCGGGCTTTTAAAACCGGGATATACTGTTATTGAGCCGACGTCCGGAAACACTGGAATAGGCCTCGCGATGGTTTGCGCGGTTAAAGGATATAAATGCATTTTAACAATGCCCGAAACTATGAGCTTAGAGCGCATCTATATCCTGAAATCATACGGCGCCGAAGTTGTGTTGACGCCGGGGATCGAAGGCATGAAGGGATCTATAAAAAAAGCGGAACAACTATCAAAAAAAATTCCGCACAGCTTTATGCCCCAGCAGTTCAAGAGCAAGGCAAACCCTGAAGTCCACAAAAAGACAACGGCAATAGAAATATTGGATGTAATTAATTCCGAAATTCATGCTTTTGTTGCTACCGTCGGCACGGGCGGGACAATAACAGGAGTTTCTGAAGTATTAAAGCAGCGTTATCCTTCGGTCAAGATAGTTGCGGTAGAGCCTAAGGGATCGCATGTTTTGTCCGGCGGCCAGCCTGGGCCTCATAAGATACAGGGAATAGGCGCCGGGTTTATTCCTGAAATATTGAACCGCGGCATAATAAATGAATGTGTAGCAGTGTCCGATGATTGCGCGTTCAAGATGACTAAAAGATTGGCTCGTGAGGAAGGTTTGCTTGTTGGAATATCGTCCGGTGCCGCGGCATATGCCGCGATCAAAGTTGCAAAAGATCTAGGGCCAAATAAGGTCGTCGTAACCATATTTCCGGATACCGGAGAGCGATATTTTTCGATGGAACAATATTTCAACGCATAA